A single region of the Pararhodospirillum photometricum DSM 122 genome encodes:
- the petA gene encoding ubiquinol-cytochrome c reductase iron-sulfur subunit yields the protein MAEAEETMTIMGKEIPRRDFLIYGSAGMGALGAALAAWPFVDSMNPAADTLALATTEVNIGSVQEGQSITVTWQGKPVFVRHRTAKEIEMARGVDVGTLRDPQADDVRVQKEQWLILVGICTHLGCIPLGQKSGEPRGEFGGWFCPCHGSHYDTAGRARKGPAPRNLAVPPYKFVDDTTILIG from the coding sequence ATGGCTGAAGCCGAAGAGACGATGACGATCATGGGGAAGGAAATTCCCCGCCGGGACTTCCTGATCTACGGAAGTGCCGGCATGGGGGCCTTGGGGGCGGCACTCGCCGCTTGGCCGTTTGTTGATTCCATGAATCCCGCGGCCGACACCCTGGCGCTGGCCACCACCGAGGTGAACATCGGGTCGGTGCAGGAAGGCCAGTCGATCACCGTGACTTGGCAGGGCAAGCCGGTGTTCGTGCGTCACCGCACGGCCAAGGAAATCGAGATGGCCCGCGGTGTCGATGTCGGCACCTTGCGCGACCCTCAGGCCGATGACGTGCGGGTCCAAAAAGAGCAGTGGCTGATCTTGGTCGGCATCTGCACGCACCTGGGCTGCATTCCGCTGGGCCAGAAGTCGGGCGAGCCGCGCGGCGAGTTTGGCGGGTGGTTCTGCCCGTGCCACGGCTCGCACTACGACACGGCCGGCCGCGCCCGCAAGGGGCCTGCGCCGCGCAATCTGGCGGTGCCGCCGTACAAGTTCGTGGACGACACCACCATCCTGATCGGTTAG
- a CDS encoding CCA tRNA nucleotidyltransferase: MTARLPRLEDRPPVGQLGPEPWLSAPATRAVLAALTAEGGQARFVGGCVRDALVHRPSNDIDIATTEPPPRVMALLEQAGIAALPTGLAHGTVTARVDGRSFEITTLRRDVACDGRHAHVAFCTSFYEDAKRRDFTINALSADAEGRVYDYFDGIADLAAGRVRFVGRAQDRLQEDFLRIMRYFRFHAWYGLPPADEEALAACASLAPGLDTLAGERVRVEMLRLLAAPDPAGVLALMQGRVLERLLPGVVDLAPLRVLVMLETRGLVVPGIAPDPLRRLAAALGAVPGGGTGHTPLDLPMLIERYRFSRSEARRLAALLDLESEHWPDPDRDSGSLRLLLDALGREVCRDRALLAWAAERVRVPFARSQRSQGWLRLLEDILKWDPPPFPLSGRDVLARGGQGPEVGRLLREVRRLWLLDGAVGGRDEALTWLEALGARADEEG, translated from the coding sequence ATGACCGCCAGACTGCCCCGGCTTGAAGACCGCCCCCCCGTTGGCCAACTGGGGCCTGAGCCCTGGTTGAGCGCCCCGGCCACCCGCGCCGTTCTGGCCGCCCTGACCGCCGAGGGCGGGCAGGCCCGCTTCGTTGGCGGCTGCGTGCGCGATGCCCTGGTGCATCGGCCCTCCAACGACATCGACATCGCCACCACCGAGCCGCCGCCCCGGGTCATGGCCTTGCTGGAGCAGGCCGGGATCGCGGCCCTTCCCACCGGGCTGGCTCATGGCACCGTCACCGCCCGGGTGGACGGTCGTTCCTTCGAGATCACCACGTTGCGCCGCGACGTGGCCTGCGACGGGCGCCACGCCCATGTGGCGTTTTGCACCAGCTTCTACGAGGACGCCAAACGGCGCGATTTCACCATCAACGCTCTGTCTGCCGATGCCGAGGGCCGGGTTTACGACTATTTCGATGGGATTGCCGATCTGGCGGCGGGGCGGGTGCGGTTTGTGGGCCGGGCGCAGGACCGCTTGCAGGAAGATTTCCTGCGAATCATGCGCTACTTCCGGTTCCATGCGTGGTACGGCCTGCCCCCCGCCGACGAGGAGGCTCTGGCGGCCTGCGCCAGTCTGGCCCCGGGGCTGGACACGCTGGCTGGTGAGCGGGTGCGTGTCGAGATGCTGCGCTTGCTGGCGGCCCCCGACCCAGCCGGGGTCTTGGCGCTGATGCAAGGCCGGGTGCTGGAACGGCTGCTGCCCGGGGTGGTGGATCTCGCGCCGTTGCGGGTCCTGGTCATGCTGGAAACCCGGGGGCTGGTGGTGCCGGGAATCGCCCCTGATCCCCTGCGCCGTCTGGCGGCGGCACTGGGCGCTGTGCCGGGAGGGGGAACGGGGCATACGCCTTTGGATCTGCCGATGCTGATTGAGCGCTACCGGTTCAGCCGGAGCGAGGCCCGGCGTTTGGCGGCCTTGCTTGATCTCGAGTCGGAGCACTGGCCCGATCCCGACCGCGACTCGGGAAGCCTGCGGCTCCTGCTCGATGCCCTGGGACGGGAGGTCTGTCGGGACCGCGCCTTGCTGGCTTGGGCTGCGGAACGGGTGCGGGTTCCCTTTGCCCGATCCCAACGTTCTCAAGGCTGGCTCAGGCTTTTGGAGGACATTCTTAAGTGGGATCCTCCCCCCTTTCCCCTGTCGGGGCGCGACGTTCTGGCCCGAGGGGGCCAGGGACCCGAGGTGGGGCGGCTTTTACGCGAGGTTCGGCGTCTTTGGCTGCTCGACGGTGCCGTGGGGGGGCGTGACGAGGCCCTGACCTGGCTGGAGGCCCTGGGGGCGAGAGCCGACGAAGAGGGATAA
- a CDS encoding CoA pyrophosphatase codes for MFGETLLSPPQEPVLQERSWSRERLRTALRQTQGVGWGSDEGVSRRLGGESLGAEGDTARPAAVLVPLVERPEGLNVLLTRRTAHLAHHAGQIAFPGGRAEASDPSPEATALREAFEETGLGGESVDILGRLDDYRTVTGFHVTPVVGAVTPPLDLRLDPHEVAIAFEVPLAFILDESNHRREVRETPRGGRRAYFAIPYHEHYIWGATAAMLINLCAVMRREGLGV; via the coding sequence GTGTTCGGAGAAACCCTCCTGAGCCCCCCGCAAGAGCCCGTCTTGCAAGAGCGGTCATGGTCGCGCGAGCGCCTGCGCACCGCCTTGCGCCAGACCCAGGGGGTGGGTTGGGGATCGGACGAGGGGGTGTCGCGCCGGCTGGGCGGCGAAAGCTTGGGGGCAGAGGGCGATACCGCCCGTCCGGCCGCTGTTTTGGTGCCCCTGGTCGAGCGCCCCGAGGGACTGAACGTTCTGTTGACCCGGCGCACCGCCCATCTGGCCCATCATGCGGGGCAGATTGCCTTCCCCGGGGGGCGAGCCGAGGCCTCCGACCCCTCGCCCGAGGCGACCGCCTTGCGCGAGGCCTTCGAGGAGACGGGGCTGGGCGGGGAGAGTGTGGACATTTTGGGACGTCTCGATGACTATAGAACCGTGACGGGGTTTCATGTGACCCCGGTGGTGGGGGCGGTGACGCCGCCGTTGGATCTGCGTCTCGATCCCCACGAGGTGGCGATCGCCTTCGAGGTGCCGTTGGCCTTTATCCTCGACGAGAGCAACCATCGCCGGGAGGTTCGCGAGACCCCGAGGGGCGGTCGGCGGGCGTATTTTGCCATTCCCTATCACGAACATTACATCTGGGGGGCGACGGCGGCCATGCTGATCAATCTATGCGCCGTGATGCGCCGCGAAGGCCTGGGCGTATGA
- a CDS encoding DUF1285 domain-containing protein, translating into MTHNVSIDPPSRTPPSAVAFGATGQDADDCGDLPLRIDAEGLWTYRGSPIGRKEMVCLFATMLRRARDGSFWLIAPGERVRIAVEDAPFLAVEMFKSGGCGEGQVLSFRTNVDEIVTVDAAHPLRVEHDPLTGEPRPYVLVRPGLEARLTRAVFYQLAARAVERHDGETTCYGVWSSGGFFRLGCFDGSGAVMGAATTPCACSEKPS; encoded by the coding sequence ATGACCCATAATGTAAGTATCGACCCCCCTTCCCGCACCCCCCCCTCTGCGGTGGCTTTCGGGGCGACGGGACAAGACGCCGACGACTGCGGGGACCTTCCCTTGCGCATTGATGCCGAGGGCCTATGGACCTATCGCGGATCGCCGATCGGCCGCAAGGAAATGGTCTGTCTTTTCGCGACCATGTTGCGCCGAGCCCGCGATGGCTCCTTCTGGCTGATCGCCCCGGGGGAGCGGGTGCGTATTGCGGTGGAGGATGCCCCGTTTTTGGCGGTGGAGATGTTCAAGTCCGGCGGCTGTGGCGAGGGACAGGTTCTGTCGTTTCGCACCAACGTGGACGAGATCGTCACCGTGGACGCGGCTCACCCCTTGCGCGTTGAGCACGATCCCCTGACCGGCGAGCCGCGCCCCTATGTCTTGGTGCGTCCCGGCCTGGAAGCCCGCCTGACCCGCGCCGTGTTCTATCAACTCGCGGCCCGGGCGGTGGAACGTCACGATGGCGAGACCACCTGTTACGGGGTGTGGAGCAGCGGCGGATTTTTTCGCCTGGGCTGCTTCGATGGCAGCGGGGCGGTGATGGGCGCCGCCACGACGCCCTGCGCGTGTTCGGAGAAACCCTCCTGA
- a CDS encoding AAA family ATPase — protein sequence MARIKEARAAVAEVIHGQETVITEVLVTLLSGGHALLIGLPGLGKTRLAQTLGVVLGLEDKRVQFTPDLMPADILGSEVLEETPEGRRGFRFLPGPVFCQLLLADEINRASPRTQSALLQSMQERQVSVAGLAHDLPRPFHVLATQNPIEQEGTYPLPEAQLDRFLTQVNVGYPDEAAERRMLATTTGASEIRPRPVMAAADLLAAQALVRRVPVGEAVVQAILTLVRAGRPDSSPLRDIRDLVAWGPGPRASQSLALAARARALLDGRTAPDIEDVIALAPPVLRHRMALTFSARADGVPMAQVIERLTRLIA from the coding sequence ATGGCGCGAATCAAGGAGGCGCGCGCGGCGGTGGCCGAGGTCATTCACGGACAGGAAACCGTGATCACCGAGGTTCTCGTCACTTTGCTGTCGGGCGGCCACGCTCTGCTGATCGGCCTGCCCGGCCTGGGCAAAACCCGTCTGGCGCAAACCCTAGGCGTGGTCTTGGGCCTGGAGGACAAGCGCGTGCAGTTCACCCCCGACCTCATGCCCGCCGACATTTTGGGCTCGGAGGTCCTGGAGGAAACACCCGAAGGCCGGCGCGGGTTTCGGTTCTTGCCCGGCCCGGTGTTCTGCCAACTCCTGCTGGCCGACGAAATCAACCGGGCCAGCCCGCGCACCCAATCGGCCCTGTTGCAGTCCATGCAGGAGCGCCAAGTCAGCGTGGCCGGTCTGGCCCACGACCTGCCCCGGCCCTTCCACGTGCTGGCTACCCAAAACCCCATCGAGCAGGAGGGCACGTATCCCTTGCCCGAGGCCCAGTTGGACCGTTTCTTGACCCAGGTCAACGTGGGCTATCCCGACGAAGCCGCCGAGCGGCGCATGCTGGCCACCACCACCGGCGCCAGCGAAATCCGCCCCCGGCCGGTGATGGCCGCCGCCGACCTGTTGGCCGCCCAGGCCCTGGTGCGGCGCGTGCCGGTGGGCGAGGCGGTGGTCCAGGCCATCTTAACCTTGGTCCGGGCGGGACGGCCCGATTCCTCCCCCTTGCGCGACATTCGCGACCTCGTGGCCTGGGGACCAGGGCCACGCGCCAGTCAGTCCCTGGCCTTGGCAGCGCGGGCCCGCGCCTTGCTTGATGGCCGCACCGCGCCCGATATCGAGGATGTGATCGCCCTGGCCCCGCCGGTCCTGCGCCATCGCATGGCCCTGACCTTCAGTGCGCGCGCCGATGGCGTGCCGATGGCTCAGGTCATCGAGCGCTTGACCCGTCTGATTGCCTGA
- a CDS encoding DUF58 domain-containing protein produces the protein MTEPAPPRAAALPRLDRAEATAALLPPLLVAAERIASSVALGIHGRRRAGPGEDFWEFRRHQPGDSPSRIDWRRSARADPLFVREHEWEAAQAIWIACDRSPSMAYASRRSLPWKAARAMELALALASLLVRGGERIALAGHDTLPAQGRAALVRMALALSLESNAHGPEAAWSAPIARHGRMVILGDFLDPIEDLRAGLRRLAGAGVRGHLVQILDPAEETLPFEGRMRFDGLEGEPPVLVDRVEAVRTRYQRRLAAHRDQIAALARRHGWGFLAHHTDQPPRLALLALYRALSETPPRRTPGTSGPTARTSG, from the coding sequence ATGACCGAGCCCGCCCCGCCCCGTGCAGCTGCCTTGCCCCGGCTTGACCGGGCCGAGGCCACGGCCGCCTTGCTGCCGCCTCTTCTGGTCGCCGCCGAGCGCATCGCGTCGAGCGTCGCCCTGGGCATTCACGGCCGGCGCCGGGCCGGGCCGGGGGAGGACTTCTGGGAGTTCCGCCGCCACCAGCCCGGCGATTCCCCCTCGCGCATCGACTGGCGGCGCAGCGCCCGGGCCGATCCCTTGTTCGTGCGCGAGCACGAGTGGGAGGCGGCCCAGGCCATCTGGATCGCCTGCGACCGCAGCCCGTCCATGGCCTACGCCAGCCGGCGCTCCCTACCGTGGAAGGCGGCCCGTGCCATGGAACTCGCCTTGGCCCTGGCCTCGCTTTTGGTGCGAGGCGGCGAACGCATCGCCCTGGCCGGGCACGACACCTTGCCGGCCCAGGGCCGTGCCGCCTTGGTCCGCATGGCCCTCGCCCTGAGCCTGGAGAGCAATGCCCACGGCCCCGAGGCCGCCTGGAGCGCGCCGATCGCCCGCCACGGCCGCATGGTGATCTTGGGGGATTTCCTCGACCCCATTGAGGACTTGCGCGCCGGCTTGCGCCGGCTGGCTGGCGCCGGGGTGCGGGGACATCTGGTGCAGATCCTTGACCCGGCCGAGGAGACCCTGCCGTTCGAGGGGCGCATGCGCTTTGATGGCCTGGAGGGCGAACCCCCGGTGCTGGTGGACCGGGTCGAGGCGGTGCGCACCCGCTACCAGCGCCGCCTCGCCGCGCATCGTGACCAGATCGCCGCCCTGGCCCGGCGCCACGGCTGGGGCTTCCTGGCCCACCACACCGACCAACCGCCGCGCCTCGCCTTGCTGGCGCTCTATCGCGCTTTGTCGGAAACCCCGCCGCGCCGGACGCCGGGGACATCGGGGCCGACGGCGAGAACGAGCGGATGA
- a CDS encoding BatA domain-containing protein: MPDPATLSLATPWALAALAALPALWWLLRVTPPAPRRTVFPALRLLRGLKAEEQVSARSPWWLLLLRVLIVVLAVLGLARPVFEGAPPAAGPQAVLLVLDDSWAAATDWQARQDAAAEVLEQAARRNQPVVLLTTARQADPWPPLAPRRAPEVLAEVQALTPHPWGTDRTAALERLARLDTEAIPLARAVWIHDGLEDTTALAEALRPGRSSGSSAGAGQRLAEALAQRAPLTVLGDAAGGVGALVLDPPQRGDDGSFEVTARRPDGSAAAPLDVWVRLLDPEGRILARAALSFAAGTSRAQTLLIPPRPPGGGGRDARPLISRWPAPTRCPASEPGFCLARPRRRTASAWCCATRNAGAAACPCLIRCISLVALSPPMPKSARAPSRPCWPRGRAS, translated from the coding sequence ATGCCGGATCCGGCCACCCTCTCCCTGGCAACCCCCTGGGCCCTCGCCGCCCTGGCCGCGTTGCCAGCGCTTTGGTGGCTGCTGCGCGTCACGCCGCCCGCGCCCCGGCGCACGGTGTTTCCCGCCCTGCGGCTGCTCCGCGGCCTTAAGGCCGAGGAACAGGTCTCGGCCCGCTCGCCTTGGTGGCTGCTGCTCCTGCGGGTGTTGATCGTGGTGCTGGCCGTGCTGGGGCTGGCGCGCCCCGTTTTCGAAGGCGCCCCTCCGGCGGCCGGCCCCCAAGCGGTGCTGCTGGTGCTCGACGACAGTTGGGCCGCCGCCACTGACTGGCAAGCCCGCCAGGACGCCGCCGCCGAGGTGTTGGAGCAGGCGGCCCGACGCAACCAGCCGGTGGTGCTGCTGACCACGGCGCGCCAAGCCGACCCCTGGCCCCCCCTGGCCCCGCGCCGTGCCCCCGAGGTTTTGGCCGAGGTCCAGGCCCTGACGCCGCATCCCTGGGGCACCGACCGCACGGCGGCCCTGGAGCGTCTCGCGCGCCTGGACACCGAGGCAATACCGCTGGCGCGGGCCGTCTGGATCCACGATGGCCTGGAGGACACCACCGCCCTGGCCGAGGCCCTGAGGCCCGGCCGTTCGAGTGGTAGCAGCGCCGGCGCCGGCCAACGCCTCGCCGAGGCCCTGGCCCAACGCGCCCCCCTGACCGTCCTCGGAGACGCGGCCGGAGGCGTTGGCGCTTTGGTGCTTGATCCTCCCCAGCGGGGCGATGATGGCTCCTTCGAGGTCACGGCCCGACGCCCCGACGGATCGGCGGCGGCGCCCCTTGATGTGTGGGTGCGTCTGCTTGATCCCGAGGGACGGATCCTGGCCCGGGCCGCCTTGAGCTTTGCGGCGGGAACCTCCCGGGCCCAGACCCTTCTCATTCCCCCCCGCCCGCCCGGGGGGGGCGGTCGGGACGCTCGGCCCTTGATCTCTCGCTGGCCGGCCCCGACCCGCTGCCCAGCGTCGGAACCCGGATTTTGCTTGGCGAGGCCGCGGCGCCGCACAGCGTCGGCTTGGTGCTGCGCGACCAGGAACGCCGGGGCCGCGGCGTGCCCTTGCTTGATCCGCTGTATTTCATTGGTCGCGCTCTCGCCCCCCATGCCGAAATCCGCGAGGGCACCGTCCCGGCCTTGCTGGCCCAGGGGCCGGGCGTCCTGA
- a CDS encoding regulatory protein GemA: MPLSENQNKIIHLAKNKLGLEDEDYRAILKRVAGVDSSRDLDANGFQALMRAFEGLGFVSTAAKRNYGVRPGMASPRQVDLMRALWGEFKGEEANDFTLGRWLEHTFHISSIRFLGYDDARKVIGALKSMKARRTAAQGLQNDEAVKPPPAPRRRKKAAAPSE, translated from the coding sequence ATGCCTCTATCGGAAAATCAAAATAAGATCATCCACCTAGCCAAGAATAAGCTTGGATTAGAGGATGAGGATTACCGCGCCATTCTGAAGAGAGTTGCCGGCGTTGACAGTAGCCGGGACCTTGACGCGAATGGATTTCAAGCCCTTATGCGCGCCTTTGAAGGACTTGGCTTCGTATCGACAGCGGCGAAAAGGAATTATGGTGTGCGTCCCGGCATGGCCTCGCCCCGACAGGTCGATTTGATGCGGGCGTTGTGGGGGGAGTTCAAAGGAGAGGAGGCAAACGATTTTACCCTCGGGCGCTGGCTGGAACACACCTTCCATATCTCTTCTATTCGGTTCCTCGGCTATGACGATGCCAGGAAGGTCATTGGCGCCCTGAAATCCATGAAAGCTCGAAGAACCGCCGCCCAGGGTCTCCAGAATGACGAAGCCGTCAAGCCCCCGCCCGCTCCGCGACGTCGGAAAAAAGCGGCTGCACCGTCCGAATAA
- a CDS encoding Mor transcription activator family protein, whose protein sequence is MLHDAPSSDAPGTDLVFSELMEYIGEKAVNRLVDALGGTSLYIAKGDTPNPILVQALGQDDAARFCQIFSGERVRIPSRRATRRRERVIALRKKAGWKIRSIALDLGLSEGRVYQILQEARRKATARASPSSRPATTSSRPAASLPRQRPR, encoded by the coding sequence ATGTTGCACGATGCCCCGTCAAGCGATGCCCCTGGCACGGATCTCGTCTTCTCGGAACTGATGGAATACATCGGAGAGAAGGCGGTAAACCGCTTGGTCGATGCCCTGGGCGGGACAAGCCTTTATATTGCCAAGGGCGACACCCCCAACCCGATCCTTGTTCAGGCCCTGGGGCAAGACGACGCGGCGCGGTTTTGCCAGATCTTTTCCGGGGAGCGTGTCCGCATCCCCAGCCGCCGCGCCACCCGGCGCCGCGAAAGGGTGATTGCCCTGCGCAAGAAGGCGGGATGGAAGATCCGGTCCATCGCCCTGGACCTTGGCCTTTCCGAGGGCCGGGTCTACCAGATCCTTCAGGAAGCCCGCCGCAAGGCCACCGCCCGCGCCTCCCCTTCTTCCCGACCTGCGACGACTTCCTCTCGCCCTGCCGCATCCCTTCCCCGGCAACGTCCCCGCTGA
- a CDS encoding major capsid protein, whose amino-acid sequence MPQQFPFPVDNQLTPIVMAFKNRRMIADEALPRFPVAGMNYRYSEYDLSQGLTIPETAVGRRARPNKVVFTASERNGATTDHALDDEVPQADVDNAPAAQKNLIARTSERLANLIALRREIRVAEKLFDESSYPAANKTTLSGAAQFSDAASDPIGLLTDIMDGMIYRPNVMVFGRRAFTKFARHPAVVKAINHTSGDSGFVRQQDVAALFELDRVLVGEAFVNIARKGQTPELQRAWGPHIALYFLDDLGGPSESPSFGFTAQFGARLAGQWPDKNIGMRGGTVVRVGESVEEVIAAPSLGYFIENAIADD is encoded by the coding sequence ATGCCGCAACAGTTTCCTTTTCCGGTTGATAACCAGCTTACCCCCATCGTTATGGCGTTCAAAAACCGCCGGATGATCGCCGACGAGGCCCTTCCCCGCTTTCCCGTGGCGGGCATGAACTACCGCTATTCCGAATATGATCTTTCCCAAGGGCTTACCATCCCCGAAACGGCGGTCGGGCGTCGGGCGCGTCCCAACAAGGTTGTCTTCACCGCTTCGGAGCGCAATGGGGCGACGACGGATCACGCGCTTGATGACGAGGTTCCGCAGGCGGACGTGGACAACGCCCCCGCTGCCCAAAAGAACCTAATCGCCCGCACGTCGGAGCGCCTCGCCAATCTGATTGCTCTTCGCCGGGAAATCAGGGTGGCCGAAAAGCTGTTTGATGAGTCTTCCTACCCCGCTGCCAACAAGACCACCCTTTCCGGCGCCGCTCAGTTCTCCGACGCCGCAAGCGACCCCATCGGGCTTCTAACCGACATCATGGACGGGATGATCTACCGCCCGAACGTCATGGTGTTCGGGCGCCGCGCCTTCACCAAGTTTGCCCGCCATCCCGCCGTTGTGAAGGCGATCAACCACACCTCGGGCGACAGCGGGTTTGTCCGGCAACAGGATGTCGCGGCCCTATTCGAACTGGACCGGGTTCTGGTGGGCGAGGCGTTCGTCAACATCGCCCGAAAAGGACAGACGCCCGAGTTGCAACGGGCGTGGGGTCCCCACATTGCCCTTTACTTTTTAGACGACCTGGGCGGCCCGTCCGAAAGCCCGAGCTTTGGCTTCACAGCCCAGTTCGGCGCCCGGCTTGCGGGGCAATGGCCTGACAAAAATATCGGCATGAGGGGCGGTACTGTGGTGCGGGTGGGGGAAAGCGTCGAGGAAGTCATCGCCGCCCCGTCGCTGGGATACTTCATCGAGAACGCCATTGCCGATGACTGA
- a CDS encoding DUF2190 family protein, translating into MFVKSYRAKTAIRPYRIVTYPQAGGISEAQGGTASLLGCSIETGADAKGVVDIALSNLAEVRFGGTVAAGEPVTADAEGCAVKAAPASGAQVFVLGFAVEASVSGDIGDVRVSPFILTGV; encoded by the coding sequence ATGTTCGTGAAAAGCTATCGGGCCAAGACGGCCATTCGCCCTTACCGGATCGTCACCTATCCACAGGCGGGAGGGATCAGCGAAGCCCAGGGAGGGACGGCTTCCCTTCTTGGCTGTTCGATCGAGACGGGAGCGGACGCGAAGGGCGTGGTGGATATAGCGCTTTCCAACCTTGCTGAAGTGCGCTTCGGGGGCACGGTCGCCGCCGGAGAGCCCGTGACGGCCGACGCCGAGGGATGCGCGGTCAAAGCCGCCCCCGCCTCCGGCGCCCAGGTCTTTGTCCTGGGCTTCGCCGTCGAGGCATCGGTCTCCGGCGATATCGGAGACGTTCGCGTCTCCCCGTTCATCCTGACCGGGGTGTGA
- a CDS encoding cephalosporin hydroxylase family protein, with protein sequence MIQGSSISPDTVAQVHAAAQGYERVLVCLDSMHTHDHVLAELEAYGALVSPGSYCVVFDTFVEDMPSDLFPDRPWDPGNSPKTAVRAFLRDHPEFEIDPSIPDKLLVSVAPDGYLRRR encoded by the coding sequence ATGATCCAGGGCTCCAGCATCAGCCCGGACACTGTGGCCCAAGTCCACGCGGCGGCCCAAGGATACGAGCGGGTGCTTGTGTGCCTTGATTCCATGCACACCCACGACCACGTGCTGGCCGAGTTGGAGGCCTATGGCGCCCTGGTCAGCCCGGGAAGCTATTGTGTGGTCTTTGACACCTTCGTCGAGGACATGCCCTCCGACTTGTTCCCCGACCGGCCCTGGGATCCCGGCAACAGTCCCAAGACGGCGGTGCGCGCCTTTTTGCGCGACCATCCCGAGTTCGAGATTGACCCCAGCATTCCCGATAAGCTGCTGGTCAGTGTTGCCCCCGATGGCTACTTGCGTCGGCGATAA
- a CDS encoding Cephalosporin hydroxylase, putative, with amino-acid sequence MTPPKTPIEAFHDERRQRIAGYHQNPGFQTLSRQWLEASMREKYVYNFDWLGRPIIQYPQDIVGYQELVWAVKPDLIIETGIAHGGSLILSASLLALLDYTDALTQGTVVDPSQRQRKVVGVDIDIRPHNREAIEAHPLGSLDPDDPGLQHQPGHCGPSPRGGPRIRAGACVP; translated from the coding sequence ATGACCCCGCCCAAGACCCCCATCGAAGCCTTCCATGACGAGCGGCGCCAGCGCATCGCCGGTTATCATCAGAATCCCGGCTTTCAGACCCTGTCCCGGCAGTGGCTGGAAGCCTCGATGCGCGAGAAGTACGTTTATAACTTCGATTGGCTGGGACGGCCCATCATCCAGTATCCCCAGGACATCGTCGGCTACCAGGAACTGGTGTGGGCGGTGAAACCCGACCTGATCATCGAAACCGGCATTGCCCACGGCGGCTCCCTGATCCTCAGCGCCTCCTTGCTGGCCCTTCTCGACTACACCGACGCCCTCACCCAAGGCACGGTGGTGGATCCCAGCCAGCGGCAGCGCAAAGTGGTGGGGGTGGATATCGACATCCGCCCCCACAACCGGGAAGCCATTGAGGCCCACCCCCTCGGCTCCCTTGATCCAGATGATCCAGGGCTCCAGCATCAGCCCGGACACTGTGGCCCAAGTCCACGCGGCGGCCCAAGGATACGAGCGGGTGCTTGTGTGCCTTGA
- a CDS encoding class I SAM-dependent methyltransferase, whose amino-acid sequence MTAFRTHITEEKDKALLWRMHTLLWGARKALALEGDFVECACYKGNSARVLCEALRFETIDKKYYLYDLFEHDQTMPHHELPAHSKELYGAVQARFRAYNNVIVTQGRVPEILAHVAPEKIAFLHLDLNNTQAELGALELLFDRLVPGAVLVLDDYGWSAYKDQKDAEDLWFAARGYSVLELPTGQGLLIK is encoded by the coding sequence ATGACAGCCTTTCGGACTCATATTACCGAGGAAAAGGACAAGGCCCTGTTGTGGCGGATGCACACCCTTTTGTGGGGGGCCCGCAAGGCCCTTGCTCTGGAGGGGGACTTCGTCGAGTGCGCCTGCTACAAAGGAAACTCGGCCCGGGTGTTGTGCGAGGCCCTGCGATTCGAAACCATCGACAAAAAATACTACCTCTATGATCTGTTCGAGCATGACCAAACCATGCCCCACCACGAGCTCCCCGCCCACAGCAAAGAGCTTTATGGCGCAGTTCAGGCTCGCTTCCGTGCTTACAACAACGTCATCGTCACCCAAGGGCGGGTGCCGGAGATCCTGGCGCACGTGGCTCCAGAAAAGATTGCCTTCTTGCACTTGGACCTAAACAATACCCAGGCGGAACTCGGCGCCTTGGAACTTCTCTTCGATCGTCTGGTCCCCGGGGCAGTGCTCGTGCTCGACGACTACGGCTGGAGCGCCTACAAGGATCAAAAGGACGCCGAGGATCTCTGGTTTGCCGCGCGCGGGTATTCCGTCTTGGAACTCCCGACTGGCCAGGGCCTCCTCATCAAATAG